Genomic DNA from Leptotrichia wadei:
TTTATATATATTATTATTATGCACTGTGGAAATGTGGGAATATTGATGAATAAAGGGTTTGCTAGAGAATAACTTGTGGAAAACTTTTGTTGATTTTGTGGAAAACTTTTTTCAACAATATTATCCACACACTTATCAACATCAAATGTGGAAAACTAAATTAAATGTGGAAAAGCTGTGGAAAATCCCTAAATATAAGGATATAAATTTTTGTGGAAAAGTAAAAAAAAAATAACATAACTATTGTAAATATCAGATTAATAGATATTTTTTTCATGTGGAAAAGTATGTGGAAAACTTTTTCCCAAAATCTTGATTATTTATTTTATATATGTTATAGTTAAATCAAATTAGAGGTTAAACGATAATGACTTTATTATAAATTGATAATATAAAGAAGGGAAATAGCAGATGGATGTCGTGAAATTGTGGGAAAAAGTAAAAAAAATTATGAAAAGGAAGATTAATGAAGGAGAGTTTGAACTTTTTTTTGAGAATGTAAAGGCAGTAAAAATAGAAGATAATGTATTTACACTTACTTGTAATTCCAAATTAATAAAGGAAAGTGTGGAAAAGTATAAAAGCCAGATGGAAGAAATTGTGGAAATTGTGACAGATGAGGAAATTAAAATGAACTTTGAAGTAAAAAAACAGGATGTAATGTTGTATAAATCTGAAACACACAGACTTCCAAAGGAAACAAGGGAAAAAGCTCCAATTCATACCGGATTAAATCCTAGACATCGGCTCGATAATTTTGTAGTTGGGGAAAACAGCAGGTTAGCATACAATGCATGTCTTGCAGTTGTGAAAAATCCGACTGTTTATAATCCGCTTTTCATCTTTGGAAGTTCAGGGCTTGGAAAAACTCATCTTATGCAGGCTGTGGGAAATGCAATTTTAGAAAAGGATCCAACAAAACGAGTTTATTATTCCACTTCAGAAGAATTTGCAAATGAGTTTTTTAAAGTTTTAAATAGTGGACGGATTCAGCATTTTCGTGATACCTTTCGTGCTTTAGACGTGCTTCTTTTAGATGATATACAATTTTTTGAAAAGGTATTTGGACGTGGAGAAGGAACTGTGGAAGAGGAGTTTTTCCACACCTTTAATAAATTGCAGGAACTGGGAAAGCAAATAATAATGATAAGCGACAAGTCGCCAAAAGAAATAAAGAATCTGTCAAAACGTTTAGAATCAAGATTTTTGTCAGGCTTAACTGTGGAAATACAAAGTCCAGGTTATGAAACTCGCATGATGATTTTAAAAAATATGGCTGAAGCACAAGGAATCGAGATAGATGACAGCATCCTAGAATATATTTCAGATTCTTTAAATACAAACGTAAGAGAGCTGGAAGGAACACTGACGAACCTTAATGCAAGGGCAAAACTTCTAAATGAACAAATAACATTGGAATTGGTACAGGAAATGCTTATGCACAATGTAAAGCGGGAACAATCTAAGGTGACAGCCCAAAAAGTAATAGAAATGATTTCTACACATTATAACGTTAGCGTAGCCGATATGAAATCTAAAAAACGTCAAAAAAAGATAGTTGAAACAAGACAAATCGCAATGTATCTCTTAAAAAATAACGATGATTTAGATTTAAGCCTAACTGCAATAGGTGGACTTTTTGGTGGAAAAGACCATAGCACAGTTATAAGCAGTATTAGAAAAATTGATAAAAAAACAAAAGAAGATATTGTTTTTAAGAAGGAAATTAATACATTAAATAAGAAGATATTCAAGAAGTAATTGTGTAAAAGGTGTGGAAAACTTTGTGGAAAAGTCATGTAAAAAAATCTAAAATTTTCCACAGTGGAAAAAGTTTTCAACAATGTTAATTTTTATAAATATTTATTATCAAGATAATTATATTATAATTAATTAAAAAAATAAATTTTAAGATTGTGGAAAAATAAAAATCAATTATCCACAGTATATTGAAAAGTTTTCCACAAAAATTGTGGAAAAAAGATTGTTAAGATTATTGATTAATACTAGTATTGTGGAAAAGTAAAATTATATTGTGTAAAACTAAAATTTAGTTATCCACATTGTTAAAAAAAGTTATCCACATTTGTGTATAAACAGATTTAATTAATTTTTGATTAAATATAAGTGGTTGAAAAATTATATAAATAAAAAATATAAAAAGTTTTCCACATAGATGAAAATTATATTCACAATATAATGTGGAAAAATGATTAGTCATAAAAGTTAGTAAAGATAAGGATAAAATATAATTGTGGAAAAAATGTGGAAAAGATTGTGGAAAAAGTTTTCCACAAAAAAAATGAGTTTTCCACAGAAAAATTAACCATTAATTTTATTAATGATTAAAAAAAAATAGAAGGAGAAAAGAAAATGAAAAATATAGATAGTGAAATTGAAGAAATTACGATAAATACTGAGTTTATAAAATTGGATCAGCTTTTGAAATGGGCAAACTTTACAGGTTCTGGAGTGGAAGCAAAAATGTTTATTTTGAATGGAGAAGTGAAAGTAAATGATGCTGTGGAAACTAGACGTGGGAAAAAAATTTATGATGGGGATATTGTGGAGTTTGCTGGAGAAAAAGTTGTTGTAAGGGCAAGACATTAAATAGTTTGCTGATTTACTAAAAAGACAAATAGTTGTGAAAGTAGGCTGTGGAGAATATAAGGGGAGATTTTTATGAAAAAAGGTATAGGAATTGGAGTAGAAGATTTTAGTGAAGTAATAAAAGAGAATTGTTATTATATTGACAAAACAAAATGGATAGGAGAAATTTTAGAGGATAAATCAAAAATAAAGCTATTCACACGTCCAAGAAGATTTGGGAAAACGCTTAATATGTCGATGTTAAAATATTTTTTTAATGTTGAAAATAAAGAAGAAAATAGAAAGTTATTTAATGGACTCGATGTTGAAAAGTCTGAATATATGTCTGAACAGGGACAATATCCAGTGATTTTTATTTCATTGAAAAGCATAAAGGCGAAAACTTGGGAGGAAGCAATACAGGAAATTAGACTGCTAGTTTTAGAATTGTTTTCTGAATACAAGTATCTTTTGGAAGACTTGGATGAGTATGATTTGCCTAGATTTAAGAAGTATTTAATGGGCAATGCAGATTTTTCTGAATTAAAAAATGCCTTGCTGTTTTTAACTAGAATATTATTTCAGAAGTATAAAAAAGAAGTTATCTTATTAATTGATGAATACGACAGTCCTTTAATTTCTGCTTATGAACATCATTATTATAGTGATGCCGTCGCATTTTTTAAAGTATTTTACGGAGAAGCACTGAAAACTAACCAATATTTAAAAATGGGAGTTATGACTGGAATTATAAGGGTTATTAAGGCTGGAATATTTTCTGACTTGAACAATCTAAATGTTTATTCTATTTTAGAAAATGAATATTCCGAGTTTTTTGGTTTTAATCAGGGTGAGGTTGAAGAAACTCTTGAATATTTTGATGTAAAGTATGAACTTTTTGATGTTAAGGCTTGGTATGACGGTTATAAATTTGGTGATTCTGATGTGTATAATCCTTGGAGTATTTTAAAATTTTTAAAATCTAAAAAAATTGGTTCTCACTGGATTGATACTTCTGGGAATTTCTTGATTAATCAGATTTTGAAAAATACAGATTCTGAAATTATGGAAACTTTGGAAGCTCTTTTTAATGGAGAAACTGTTGAAGAAAATATCGGTGGTAATTCTGATTTATCTAGTTTATTGGGGCAAGAGGAAATTTGGGAACTTCTTTTATTTAGCGGATATTTGACTATTAATGAAAAAATTGGGGAAGACTATGAGGATGTGTATTCCTTGAGATTGCCTAATAGGGAGGTAAGGGAGTTTTTTAGGAAGAAATTTATTGATGTAAATTTTGGGGAAAGTAGTTACAGATAGTTATAGTGTGAAGGGAAAGAAATAGCGATGTATTTGGATCAGATTAGTTTTAATAACTTTCGTTGCCTTGTGGATGGGAAGTTGAAGTTTGACAGGTATTTTAATTTAATATATGGGAAAAATGGACAGGGGAAGACATCGCTTATTGAGGCTGTCCATTTTTTGGCTACGGGGAAAAGCTTTAGGACTAAGAAGGTTAAGGAGATTCGCAAGTATAATTTGAACAGGCTGATTGTGTTTGGGAAGTATAGACATAAGGATTTGTCGGAAAATGCTATTGCTATTGATGTGAATGAGGATAAGAAGGACTTTTATATTGATAGGGAAAAAAATAAATATATAAATTATGTGGGGCTACTTAACATTATTTCGTTTATTCCTGAAGATATTGAGCTGATTATTGGGAATCCTGGTGTTAGGAGAAACTTTTTTAATTATGAGATTTCGCAGGCAAAAAAGGAGTATTTACAGTCGATTGTGAATTTTGAGAAAATATTGAAGGTGCGGAACAAGCTTATAAAGGAAAAAAAGACTGGCGAGGAAATTTATAAGATTTATAACGAAAAATTTATAGAGGAGGGGCTGAATATTGTTTTAAATCGGCAGGAGTTTATAAAAAAAATATCAATTTTATTAAACTTGAATTATCGTAAGTTATTTGATGAAAATTCAGAATTAAAATTAAAATATGACTGTTTTCTTGGAGATGTGGAAAAGAAGACTAGGGAAGAATTGAAGGAAAAATTTGAAATGTTATGTAAAAGGAAAAGCGAGAGGGAAAAGTTTCTTGGATACAGCCTGCTTGGCCCTCAAAAAGATGATTTTATCTTTGAGCTGAATGGGAAAAATGCAAAGGCATATTCTTCACAAGGGGAGAAAAAATCCATAATATTCTCGCTAAAAATTTCAGAAATTGATATTTTAATAAAGGAAAAAAAGGAGTATCCGATATTTATAATGGACGACATCGCTTCATATTTTGATGAAGTCAGAAAAAAAAGTATTTTAAGTTATTTTGCAAATAAAAAAATCCAGTGTTTTATAACTTCGACAGAGGATTTGGGAATAGAAGGGAAAAAATTTATTGTGGAAAAGGGAAAAGTTGTAGAAAAAAAATAAATAAAAGGGTTGAGAAATGGAAGAAATTAAAGAATTAAAAAGTTTGGCATTAGAGGCGATTGAAAAGCAAAGTTCACTTTTAAAAAATGAGAAATATATTTTTTTGAAAATTAAGAAAAGTTGGAAGCAAATTGTAAATGGTCCAATTGGTGAAAAAACTTATCCGAAGGGACTATTTAATAGAAATTTGATTGTAGTTATTAATGATAATGTTATTTATCATACAACAATAATGTGTAAAGAAGTTATAAAGGAAAAAATAAATACTTTCTTGAATGGAGAATTTGTGGAAAATATAGAGTTTATGAAAATAAATTATAAAGTAAAACGTGATTTATTGGATGAACTTATTGAAAATGAGGAAAATAGAGGGACAATTCGAATTGGGGAGATTCCAAAAGGGAATGTTAGGAAAAAAGAAGTAAATATTGAAGCAGAAAATAAAATTACAGGAAGAATAGAGGATATTATACTTTCTTCAGAGGAAATTAAGGAAATTCATGAGAATATTGATAAAATTGATGAAAAATATGAGGACATTGCTAGAAATTTGGAAAAAATTGCAATAAAATTGAAAAAAAGAGAAAAATATTTGAAAAGTATTGGATATATAGAGTGTGAGAATTGTAAAATTCTATTTTTGCAGGAAAGTAATGAAAAAATGTGTTTTGAGTGCAGAATGAATGAGAAAAATCAGAAATTTCAGAAAATAACAGATTTAATAAGAAATAAACCGTATATTTCAGAAAAACAGGCAGTCCGAATGACAAATACCGATAAATCCACATATTATAAGGCACGGGATATTTTGGCACAGCAGACTTACAATGATATGCTTTATTACTGCCTTGAAAAAAACAGGGAAATTTCTTTAAATGAGGATTATGAGTTTGAAATTCGGAGTGAGTCAAGGGAAGATGTGGAAAAATTTATAAAGAATTATGTGGATTATAAAGTCGGGAGTGATAATGAGGAGGTTTTTAAGATTGAGAGAAAGTGGGCTTTGAGAAGGTTAAGAAAGGATATGAAATTTAGGCTTGAGAATAGTAGGAGATATTGATTTTATAGCAAAATTTTTTTAAAACATATTTCAATATCATGATTTATTCGGATTAATATTATTACTCATTTAGAGAGTAAATGTTTAATAAATTTTGAATTATACACTATTTATCAAGAAATTAAAACTTCTTGTTTTCAATACAGTTTCTATTTTTTTATGGGATTTAGTATTAGATTATTTGTTTAATAACAGTTTTTACTATTTTTATTATGTTTTTTCTTTTATTTTCACAGGATTGCTCATTGCCGCAAATCCTTATCTTGCAATGAAGGTTCATTCTAATAATTAAAATTGTGGCAAGAATCGCTACGTAATACCTATGGCTAGACTCTGACTTTTATTTGCCCAACTCTGAAATTCCTCATTCTAGTCATCAGGCAGTCGTAGTTGAACAAATAAGAGCTCCGTCGGTTTATTAAAACTAAAAAATATGTTAAAATGATATATCTTAACTATTTGATAAAAAAATTGAAAGAAGGTAAAAAAGGAAATGAAGAAAATATTTTTAATGATTGGAATACTCTTGGGAATTAATGGATTTTCAGATAAGAATATTAATAAAGATAATGTGAAAATAAAACAGTCTGTGATTGCTACAACGTATACTTACCCAGATGGAAAAAATTCATTTTGGAATGATATTTTGATACTGGGGAAAGAGAAGGTTCCTTATGTACTGATAAATCCAAATAATGGTGCAGGAAAAAAGGTAGAAGTGAATTATGCAGCTCAGATTAAAAAAAATAAGGAAGCTGGGATAAAAAATATTGCTTATATTCCGACAAATTATCAAAAGAGAAATATTGGGAAAGTAAAAGATGAAGTTGACAGATATTTGGAATTTTATGGCAAAGATAATATAAATGGATTCTTTTTTGATGAAATTGCTTCGGATACTTTGCAACAGGTAAATTATATGAAGGAAGTTTTTGATTATGTGAAAAATAAGTCTAAAAATAATTTCGTGATTGCCAATCCAGGAGCACCGATTACTGATGCGATTTCACCTTATGCGGATATTTTTGTAACAAGTGAGGTAAGTGCAAATGTGTATATTAACAAATTTGAGAAGCCGAAATCTAATTTTGAGAATAATAAGGCAAATGCAAAACATATTTGGCATATTGTGCATAGTGCTAATCCTAAGGACTATGCGGAAATTATAAGGTTATCAAAAGAGAGAAATGCAGGATGGCTCATGATAACAGATGATGTTATGCCAAATCCTTATGACAGGAAGCCATCTAAATTTGTGGAAATGGTAAATATGGTAAATATGGTTAATGATTAATTTTTATTATTGTTATTTAGGTTTTTTAAAAGAAAAAATATAAAAAATACTGTATTAATGAAATTTTATAGACTTTTAAAAATTATAAAAGAATTTAAACATAAATGGAGAAAAAATGTATATTAAAGAATTATTGAAGGAAGCGGATAAGTCAATAGAAAATTATAAGTATAATGATGCACTTGTGTATTTGAAGTCAGTGCTTGAAATTGATGAGAGCAACTATTCGGCACTCATGACACTTTCCAAAATTTATACAGATTTTGGGATGTTCGAGGAAGCGAAGGAGTATGCTGAAAAATTGTATAAAAAGTATCCTGAGAGTAAGGATACGCTTTTTACGTTGGGACTTATTTATCAGTCGCTTGGGAGACTGAAAAAGGCAATTTTGCTTTATAAAAAATTTCTGGAAATAGAAAAAAATTATTTTGTGTATCTTAATATGGGAATGTCCTATGCTTTGTTGAAGTATTATAGAAAGGCAATTGAAAATATTAATATTGCGATAGAAATGGAGCCTGAAAGCTCGGAAGCGTATGTTGAAAAGGGCGATTGCCTTACAATGATGGGAAAATATGACGAGGCCATTTCTGAATATGAAAAATTGTTAAATTTTAAATTTAACGAAGTGGAGGAATTTTCACTTTATGCACGAATGGGCGATACAATGGCTTATGCGAATAATATAAAGGAAGTTATAAAATATTATAATATTGCTATAAATTGTGAAAATGTGGAAGATTATATATTTGAAGATTATTTTGAGATATTATTTAGAGCTGGAGAGTATAGTGAAATAAAGATTTTGCTTTTAAATTATGAAAACGCAACAAATGAAAATAAAAAGCTTTCACGGATAAAAATGCTGAATTTGCAAGGAAGATTTTTTGTGAAAGTTGCAGATTATGAAAGTGCACAAAAAGTTTGTGATAAAATGATAATCCTAGAGCCTGAAAATTTTCGACATTATGTGAATTTAGCTTATATTCTGGAATTACAGCATAAATATGACAGGGCACTTGAATGTGTGGATAAAATGGAAAAAATTATGGAAGATAAGGAATTTCTAAAGGAATTGAGAAAAAGAATAAGAAAAAATAAGAGAAAATTTGAAAGAGAAAAAAAGAAAAATTCAGAAGAGTAAAAAAAATTAAAAATTATGGGGATTTCAAATGGAAGAAAAAAAATATGAAGTTAATAGGAAATATGATGAAAAAAAATTGATAAATGTATTGAAAAATTTTGATAAAGCTGGGGAATATGTTGTAGAATCTGGGAGAAATGAGATAAAAAGATTTGAAATAGATTTTGAAAATAATTTGGAAAGAGTGAATTTAAAAAGGAAAAAAAATAATAAAATTGATGATTTTAAAGCAAAAAAAATGATAAATGTAAAAAAATTTAAGAGAAAGGATTTTATTACAAATTTTTTCTATAAATTTAAAGGCTCAAAGGCAAAACGTTCTTATGAGTATGCAAAAAAATTATTGGAATACAAAATAAAGACGCCAGAACCAATTGCTTATTTTGACGATTTTATGAATGAAAATAATAAAAAAAATAGTTATTATATAAGTGAAGAGTTGAAATATGATTTTACCTGCAGGGAAGTTTTTTGGCCTGAAGATATTGAGGAGGAAAAGGCTAAGCAAGGGGGAAATTACAAAATAAGCGAAGAAATGGAAAGAATGCTTACAAAAGTTGAAAAAAATCGTGAAAAAATAATAAAGCAATTTGCAAAATTTTCGTTTAATTTGCATGAAAATGGAGTGGAATTTGAGGATTATTCGCCTGGAAATGTGCTAATTAAGGATAAAAGCGGGAATTATGAATTTTATCTTGTGGATTTGAATAGAATGAAGTTTAATGTAAAATTTAATTTAAATAGAAGAATGAAAAATGTTTCGAGAATGATGGAAAACGAAAAAATAGCTAGAATTTTTGCTAATGAATATGCGAAGTATTATAAACAGCGGGAAGAGACAGTTTTTAGATATTTGAGATATTATATTAGAAAACATAAGAAATATGTAGATTTTATGGATATTACACGTCCATTTAGAAATATTTTTAAAAGGAAAAAATAAGAGTAAATGAAAGGATAAATAAAAAATGAGAAATTATGACATAATTGTTGTTGGAGCGGGTCATGCTGGGGTGGAAGCTGCTCTTGCTGCAGCAAGACATGGACTGAAAACAGCGTTGTTTACGATATATCTTGATAATATTGCGATGATGTCGTGTAATCCATCGGTTGGAGGTCCTGGAAAAAGCCATCTGGTATCGGAACTTGGAATGCTTGGCGGAGAAATGGCTAGACATATTGACAATTATAATTTGCAGCTGAAAAATTTGAATCATACGAAGGGGCTGGCTTCACGAATTACTAGAGCACAAGCTGATAAATACTGGTATAGAATTAAAATGAGGGAAATTATTGAAAAGCAGAAAAACTTGGAATTAGTTCAAGGGATTGTTGTGGATTTGATTGTGGAAAATAAGAAGGTTATGGGAGTGGAAGATAATCTTGGGATTAGATATGGGGCAAAGGCGGTTGTCTTGTGCACTGGAACTTTTTTAGGCGGAGAATATGTTATGGGGGATGTAAAGTATTCTTCAGGACGGCAAGGAGAGCCTGCAAGCGTGGATTTGCCAGATAGGCTTGCAGAATATGGATTTGAGCTGGACAGGTATCAAACTGCAACCCCTCCAAGAATTGCCAAATCTTCAATTGACTTTTCTAAAATGCAGGAATTAAAAGGAGAAGACAAACCACGATATTTTTCTTATGAAACAAAAAAAGAATATAACTCAACTTTGCCAACTTGGTTGACATTTACAACACCTGAAACTATTCGTGTGGGGCAGGAAATGCTTAAATATTCGCCCATTGTGACAGGAGTTGTAAGTACAAAAGGTCCTCGGCATTGTCCTTCGCTTGATAGAAAGATTATGAACTTTCCAGAAAAAACAAATCATCAGATATTTCTAGAGCAGGAATCTGTAGAATCAGATGAAATCTACATAAACGGATTTACGACAGCAATGCCTCCATTTGCACAGGAAGCAATGTTAAAGACAATTAGCGGGCTTGAAAATGCCAAAATTGTACGTTACGGGTATGCTGTGGAATATAACTTTGTACCTGCATATCAGTTAAAATTAACTCTTGAAACAAAAGTTCTGGATGGACTTTATACAGCGGGAACGATTAATGGAACGAGTGGATATGAAGAGGCTGCCTGTCAAGGATTTATGGCGGGAGTCAATGCTGCAAGAAAAATTTTAGGAAAAAAGGAAATTGTGATTGACAGGAGTGAGGGGTATATCGGCGTTCTGATTGATGATATAATAAATAAAAAAACGCCAGAGCCTTATCGTGTATTGCCTTCAAGAGCTGAATACAGACTGACTTTGCGTCAAGATAACATTTTTATAAGACTTTTGGAAAAAGCGAAGGAAATTGGGTTATTAAATGCTGAAAAATTAGCCGAACTTGAAAATACGTGTAAGGAAATTGAAAATGAAATTGAAAGATTGAAAGGAATTACGGTTTATCCGACTAAGGAAAATAATGAAAAATTATTTGAAATTGTAGAAAAACAAAATCAATCTGAAAGTGCGGAAGTTGAAAAAAATAGTAAAAATAGTATGAACAGCCCTGTTTCAGCCTTTGAATTTCTTGCAAGAAAAGAAATCAATTATGATAATTTAAGTGAATTTGCGGAAACTGTGGAATTATCTGATTTGGTGAAGGAGCAAGTGGAAATAAATGCAAAATATAATGTGTTTATCGAAAGGGAAAAGGCGCAGATTGAGAAATTTAAAAAACTGGAAAAAATGATAATTCCAAAGGACTTTAACTATGAAAGCGTAAAAGGGCTTAGTAATATTGCTATTTCTGGGCTTATGTATGGACAGCCGGAAACAATTGGACAGGCTAGCAGAATTAGTGGAGTTACTTATAATGATATTTCACTTTTAATTGCGATTTTGAAGAATTGATGTATAAAGTTAAATAATACTAGAGTTTGAATAGCATGGTTATGGTTTTCAAGTTCAGTTTTGATTAATTTTATTATGATATTTGAAAATTTAGGAAGGAAAAAAATGAAAGAAAGTATAAAAGAAAAAAATAGTTTAGCAGATAACAAAAAAACAAGGTTTGGAACGGAATCAATCCCAAAACTTCTGATTTCACTTGCAATACCGGCAATTATTGCCAATCTTGTAAATGCACTTTATAATATTGTGGATCAAGTTTTTATCGGGCAAAAAATCGGATTTTTGGGAAATGCGGCTACGAATGTAGCTTTCCCGCTTACGACGATTTGCCTTGCGATTGGGCTTATGACGGGAGTTGGAGCTGCGACTAACTTTAATCTAGAATTAGGGAGAAAACGTCCAAAAAGGGCAAAAAGTGTAGCAGGAACAGCGGTAACGATGCTTCTTTTAGGTGGAATTGTCCTATGCGTATTAATTAATATTTTTTTAAAGCCGATGCTGACAGTGTTTGGTGCTACAAATCAGATTTTTGACTATGCAATTGAATATACTCAGATTACATCTTTAGGAATACCGTTTTTATTATTTGCAATAGGGGCAAATCCTTTGGTAAGGGCTGATGGAAATGCCTTTTATTCAATGCTTGCGATAGTTGTCGGATCACTTGTGAATACGATACTGGATCCACTGTTTATGTTTGGATTTGATATGGGAATGGATGGAGCAGCCTGGGCAACAGTAATTGGGCAGTTTGTGTCAGCAGTTATGCTTGCTTTGTATTTTTTCAGGTTTAAAAGCGTAAAATTTGAATTAAGGGATTTTAAGATAAGAATACGGGAAATAGGGATTTTATTTGCATTAGGAACTTCGCCTTTTATTTTCCAATGTTCCGCTTTAATTATTCAAATTGTAACAAATAATCTGCTAAAGATATATGGAGCAAAATCTATTTATGGAAGTGAAATTCCTATTGCGGTTGCTGGAATTGTTATGAAAATAAATGTCATATTTATAGCAATTGTATTGGGGCTGACACAGGGAGCACAGCCTATTGCAGGATATAACTATGGTGCCAAAAAATATGGAAGAGTTTGGGAAATATTGAAATTAACGTTAAAAGTGGCATTTGTCATTTCATTAGTGGCATTTGCGGTATTCCAGTTTTTCCCAGTTCAGATAATCTCCATTTTTGGCAGCGGAAGCGAGCTCTATTTTAAATATGGAACAAAATATATGAGAATATTTTTATTTTTTATATTCCTGAACGGTGTACAAAGTGCCATTACAATGTTTTTAACATCAATTGGAAGAGCATTTCAAGGGGCTTTTTTGTCCCTTGTAAGACAAATTATATCACTTTTGCCTCTGCTCATAATTTTACCGTACTTTATGGGAGTTGACGGGATTATGTTCGCATTTCCGGTAGCGGATCTGGTGGCATTTATTGTATCGGTAATTATTTTGAAAAAGGAAATGAAAAAAATTCCGAAAATAGATGAGGTTGATTAAAAAAGATTGAAATAAAGGAGAAAAGAATTTAATGAAATTAATAGTGGGGCTTGGAAATCCTGGAGAAGAGTATAAATTAACAAGGCATAATATTGGGTTTATATTTATTGACGAATATTTGAAGAAAAATAATATAAATGATGTGAGAGAAAAGTTTAAATCGCTGTTTGTGCAGACAAATTATAATGGGGATAAAGTTTTTTATCAAAAGCCGACTACATTTATGAATTTGAGCGGAGAAGCGATTGGAGAAGCTGTCAGATTTTTTAAGATTGATCCAAAAACTGAACTTTTTGTAATTTATGATGATATGGATATGCAGTTTGGAAAATTGAAAATTAAGCAAAACGGAAGTGCGGGCGGGCATAATGGGATAAAATCCATTATATCACATGTTGGAAATGAATTTG
This window encodes:
- a CDS encoding MATE family efflux transporter, whose protein sequence is MKESIKEKNSLADNKKTRFGTESIPKLLISLAIPAIIANLVNALYNIVDQVFIGQKIGFLGNAATNVAFPLTTICLAIGLMTGVGAATNFNLELGRKRPKRAKSVAGTAVTMLLLGGIVLCVLINIFLKPMLTVFGATNQIFDYAIEYTQITSLGIPFLLFAIGANPLVRADGNAFYSMLAIVVGSLVNTILDPLFMFGFDMGMDGAAWATVIGQFVSAVMLALYFFRFKSVKFELRDFKIRIREIGILFALGTSPFIFQCSALIIQIVTNNLLKIYGAKSIYGSEIPIAVAGIVMKINVIFIAIVLGLTQGAQPIAGYNYGAKKYGRVWEILKLTLKVAFVISLVAFAVFQFFPVQIISIFGSGSELYFKYGTKYMRIFLFFIFLNGVQSAITMFLTSIGRAFQGAFLSLVRQIISLLPLLIILPYFMGVDGIMFAFPVADLVAFIVSVIILKKEMKKIPKIDEVD
- the pth gene encoding aminoacyl-tRNA hydrolase, translating into MKLIVGLGNPGEEYKLTRHNIGFIFIDEYLKKNNINDVREKFKSLFVQTNYNGDKVFYQKPTTFMNLSGEAIGEAVRFFKIDPKTELFVIYDDMDMQFGKLKIKQNGSAGGHNGIKSIISHVGNEFVRIKFGIGKPKTKEETLGFVLGKFSPEEKEVLKDSREKIFNLIDDIKDDMTVQKLMNKYNTK
- the mnmG gene encoding tRNA uridine-5-carboxymethylaminomethyl(34) synthesis enzyme MnmG, with protein sequence MRNYDIIVVGAGHAGVEAALAAARHGLKTALFTIYLDNIAMMSCNPSVGGPGKSHLVSELGMLGGEMARHIDNYNLQLKNLNHTKGLASRITRAQADKYWYRIKMREIIEKQKNLELVQGIVVDLIVENKKVMGVEDNLGIRYGAKAVVLCTGTFLGGEYVMGDVKYSSGRQGEPASVDLPDRLAEYGFELDRYQTATPPRIAKSSIDFSKMQELKGEDKPRYFSYETKKEYNSTLPTWLTFTTPETIRVGQEMLKYSPIVTGVVSTKGPRHCPSLDRKIMNFPEKTNHQIFLEQESVESDEIYINGFTTAMPPFAQEAMLKTISGLENAKIVRYGYAVEYNFVPAYQLKLTLETKVLDGLYTAGTINGTSGYEEAACQGFMAGVNAARKILGKKEIVIDRSEGYIGVLIDDIINKKTPEPYRVLPSRAEYRLTLRQDNIFIRLLEKAKEIGLLNAEKLAELENTCKEIENEIERLKGITVYPTKENNEKLFEIVEKQNQSESAEVEKNSKNSMNSPVSAFEFLARKEINYDNLSEFAETVELSDLVKEQVEINAKYNVFIEREKAQIEKFKKLEKMIIPKDFNYESVKGLSNIAISGLMYGQPETIGQASRISGVTYNDISLLIAILKN